One segment of Takifugu rubripes chromosome 5, fTakRub1.2, whole genome shotgun sequence DNA contains the following:
- the LOC101065284 gene encoding protein TANC2-like isoform X3, whose protein sequence is MFRNSLKMWLGGKSRKSSSGGRGLESDGSEVRMMEGFTRSLPSSPLLNLRLTKRTGENEELGPPPSVDEAADALMTRLGFLLGDKIISGEPGSSYPAQDDGERISPSSSLASSSTSPCSTLQPPAGGEANSIVKHVASNHASVTSPTSTLESRDSGIIATLTSYSAESATERDDGAKYHTDGYHGGNGQRGGQLVVSSTSSSCMAAAGRDNAGFLYRVEDNMAASTYSLNKLHPDRASSSSHSAGSTYSIPLYLMPRPNSVAATSSARLEDLAYLDEQQRHVPSRTSLRMPRQNSGSRSQQEHRVSFTPSLNLKPLHFEIPGLSSDWLFSGREWLFQEVDAHLRSGDPTSSQGVVIIGNMGFGKTAIVARLVALSCHGNSMWPTAASNQTMPKHMEAISFSHNSLCRGGEDEGGGGGSCPGTPEMRRRQEEVVRRLAAQVVSYHFCQADNCQTCLVPEFVHNMAAMLSDAPQLLAYRELLHRSRELQSTLSLRACIQDPSSALEKGIMEPLSALYRERKIHVDRAGLIVLVDGLNEAEFHRPDYGDTLTSFLSRNIQKFPSWLKVITTVRTSQQDITSSLPFHRISLDRIEENNAIDQDLQGYLMQRIHSSAEIQSNVSLSNGRLDNAALAKLISHLKTLSKGSYLYLKLTLDLIEGGYLVLKSSSFKVVPVSLAEVYLLQLNMRFPTQSSFQRVLPLLNITVASLHPLTDQQLFEVVNAGTLARGSLPWAEFMHRLEQLSPFLLRRNDGSRMLNHSSFREWLMWREEGQDDRFLCDPRSGHTLMAFWLCRQEGKLNRQQMLELGHHILKAHIYKGLSKKLGVSSSVLQGLWLAYSTQSLNPALSSLRNLYTPNIKVSRLLIMGGADVDYCTDVLSNAPLLCAHAHLGHSDVVALLLDQGAQVDAQSHDGLTALGFAAAAGHLDIVTILSQNAAKAGHVDNSGRCVLVHAAQRGHIEVLRHLLRNADWSCTPCCSQKGASKEQAVQQALTAAASMGHSEMVSYLLGLLRKDEEVEERAEIDTPDSLWGETALTAAAGSGRLTVCSLLLEEGAAVDHSNRRGVTPLFSAVKRDHGQVVQLLLNHRVDVNMVDQQGRTALMVAASEGHLTTARLLLDHGASLDQTDKEGLTALSWACLKGKLQLVRELVDRGAATTHADRSGRTPLDLAAFCGDPEVVQHLVDHGASVEHVDCSGMRPLDRAVGCRNTSAVIALLKKGAKIGPATWAMATSKPDILMVLLSKLMQEGDRLYKQGNASGAAQSYQAALQKFPVDELKTFRKLRVCVLLNLSRCHRKMNDFEVAEQFATKALELKAKSYEAFYARARAKRGRRQFHAALEDLVEASRLCPSNREIQRLLSRVRDECRQAAWQRDSPPASSHHAYQQNAIMDIRQRDPGGLQGQEKEGLTEEEEEEEEDGYRGDALSHSSSFHPSPVIQSLDTHGHSAALSPTHQYRHHASPTHCPSPSSPCHSAPPPSASHCHLSPPPSPMQPQQRASPMSEAVPALPGNGILQQYPQPVSGGYYPDQNQGVQQHHIMPSERSFRKQNPVQGQWLQPAKVQAVRASQPGSTANASMILGSSIYSHFGQLPQELAELGEGICPSLLDMRPSLQVQTGLHSGASYSPNDADSDFVCQVRSASAFGRNGGGERPGSSRFGQAHQLNRNQSKAARYPMEVTEATLGPPDSYIAAHQYHQMGLRRPLSAHPGSSTAPPSRPFVHSQSSSVHFSTSSGSLTSGQPINPGLGFRTSASVQQMELTSDLVSPGEAPGCHDDFFLTQSEICMSGGGTYPGEAGRSSRNTPFMGVIDRTARVHQQYQHAPPSPSSCLSPSRSWAVSSVDTVITSPTKTPANQGQFQPPSLAYHNRSNNNVHYGHLHDNQHDYYEAPPGCGAQNNGPSQNPPFVGMRLARTLPVIHGYSDRPTERKTGPTSPVKPKRPFVESNV, encoded by the exons ATGTTCAGAAACAGCCTAAAAATGTGGCTTGGAGGCAAAAGCCGCAAGAGCAGCAGTG GCGGCAGGGGACTGGAATCAGATGGATCAGAGGTCAGAATGATGGAAGGCTTCACTCGGTCCcttccctcttctcccctcctcaaCCTTCGTCTGACAAAAAGAACCG GTGAAAACGAGGAGCTGGGCCCACCCCCCTCAGTGGATGAGGCGGCTGATGCTCTGATGACCAGATTGGGCTTTCTGCTGGGGGACAAGATCATCAGCGGAGAGCCAGGATCATCTTACCCTGCTCAGGATGATGGAGAG AGGATCTCTCCTTCGTCCAGCCTGGCCAGTAGCAGCACATCCCCATGTTCTACACTgcagccccctgctggaggggagGCCAACAGCATCGTCAAGCACGTGGCCTCCAACCACGCCTCTGtcacctcccccacctccacgctggagagcagagacagTGGCATCATAG CGACACTGACCAGctattctgctgagtcagcaacAGAGAGGGATGATGGCGCCAAGTATCACACTGATGGTTACCATGGTGGTAATGGGCAAAGGGGAGGTCAGCTTGTGGTGTCCTCTACCTCTTCTTCTTGtatggcagcagcaggaagagacaATGCTGGCTTCCTGTACAGGGTTGAGGACAACATGGCTGCCTCTACATATAGCCTCAATAAACTACACCCAGATCGAGCCTCAAGCTCCTCCCATTCAGCAGGATCCACATATTCTATCCCTCTCTACCTCATGCCCCGCCCCAATTCAGTAGCCG CCACCAGTTCTGCCCGCCTTGAAGATTTGGCCTATCTGGATGAGCAGCAAAGGCACGTCCCATCAAGAACATCCCTCAGAATGCCCAGACAGAATTCTGGGAGTCGTAGTCAACAAGAACAcagag TTTCTTTTACTCCCTCTCTCAACCTGAAGCCCCTGCACTTTGAGATTCCCGGGCTCTCGTCTGATTGGCTGTTCAGTGGCAGGGAGTGGCTCTTCCAGGAAGTGGACGCTCACCTGCGCAGCGGTGACCCCACAAGCAGTCAGGGTGTGGTGATCATTGGCAACATGGGCTTTGGCAAAACGGCCATTGTTGCTCGTCTTGTGGCACtcagttgccatggaaacagcatGTGGCCAACTGCTGCCAGCAACCAGACCATGCCTAAAC ACATGGAGGCCATTTCTTTCTCTCACAATTCTTTGTGTAGAgggggagaagatgaaggaggaggaggaggaagctgtccAGGgactccagagatgaggaggagacaggaggaggttGTGAGGAGGCTTGCAGCACAG GTTGTCTCCTATCACTTTTGTCAGGCTGATAACTGTCAGACGTGTCTGGTTCCGGAGTTCGTCCACAACATGGCAGCAATGTTGAGTGACGCCCCTCAGCTGCTGGCATATCGGGAACTGCTGCACCGCTCACGAGAGCTTCAGAGCACTCTAAGTCTGCGCGCTTGCATCCAGGATCCCAGCTCAGCCCTAGAGAAAGGAATAATGGAACCTCTGAGTGCCCTCTACAGAG agAGGAAAATTCACGTGGACAGGGCGGGGCTTATCGTACTGGTAGACGGGCTAAATGAGGCTGAGTTCCATCGGCCAGATTACGGTGACACCCTGACTTCCTTCCTGTCCCGAAACATCCAAAAATTTCCCTCCTGGTTGAAAGTCATTACCACAGTCCGCACCAGTCAACAG GACATCACAAGCTCTCTACCGTTTCATCGCATCTCTCTTGACAGAATAGAAGAGAACAATGCCATAGACCAAGACCTGCAG GGTTACCTGATGCAGCGCATCCACAGCAGTGCTGAGATCCAGAGTAACGTCTCATTGAGCAATGGTCGCCTTGACAACGCAGCTCTGGCCAAGCTCATTAGCCACCTGAAGACTTTGAGTAAAGGATCGTATCTCTACCTGAAACTGACCTTAGATCTTATAGAGGGAGGATACCTGGTGCTAAAGAGCTCAAGCTTCAAG gTGGTTCCTGTGAGTCTTGCAGAGGTCTATCTGCTGCAGCTTAACATGAGGTTTCCCACCCAGTCATcatttcaaagggttctgccaCTGCTCAACATCACTGTGGCGTCCCTGCACCCACTGACAGACCAACAG TTGTTTGAGGTCGTAAATGCAGGCACTCTGGCCAGAGGATCGCTTCCCTGGGCAGAGTTTATGCACCGCCTGGAGCAGCTGTCTCCTTTTCTGTTGCGGAGAAATGATGGCAGCAGGATGCTCAACCACTCCTCTTTCAGGGAGTGGTTGATGTGGAGAGAGGAAGGCCAGGACGACAGGTTTCTCTGTGACCCCAG gagTGGCCATACTCTCATGGCATTCTGGCtctgcaggcaggaaggaaaacTGAACCggcagcagatgttggagcTGGGACATCACATCCTGAAGGCTCACATCTACAAG GGCCTGAGTAAGAAGCTCGGGGTCTCCTCTTCAGTTCTGCAGGGGCTGTGGCTGGCATACAGCACACAGAGCTTAAATCCAGCTTTGTCATCACTGCGTAACCTCTACACCCCCAACATcaag GTAAGCAGGCTGCTGATTATGGGGGGAGCTGATGTGGATTACTGCACTGATGTCCTCAGCAACGCCCCCCTGCTGTGTGCACACGCTCACCTGGGACACAGCGACGTTGTTGCACTGTTGCTCGACCAAGGAGCACAG GTGGATGCACAGTCTCATGATGGATTGACTGCGCTGGgatttgctgcagcagctggacaccTGGATATTGTCACCATTTTGAGTCAGAATGCTGCCAAG GCGGGTCATGTGGACAACTCAGGTCGGTGCGTGTTAGTGCACGCCGCCCAGCGCGGCCACATTGAAGTCCTGCGCCATCTGTTGAGAAATGCAGATTGGAGCTGCACTCCCTGTTGCAGCCAGAAGGGGGCGAGCAAGGAGCAGGCCGTGCAACAGGCGCtgacagctgcagccagcatgGGCCACTCAGAG ATGGTTTCATACCTCCTGGGTCTGCTAAGAAAAGATGAGGAAGTTGAGGAGAGAGCTGAGATCGACACACCAGACAGTCTGTGGGGTGAAACAG CTTTGACCgcagctgcaggaagtggcAGGCTGACTGTCTGTAGCCTCTTGCTGGAAGAGGGTGCCGCCGTTGACCACAGTAACAGGCGAGGCGTGACTCCCCTCTTCAGTGCAGTGAAACGTGACCACGGGCAG GTGGTGCAGCTATTACTGAATCACAGGGTGGATGTGAACATGGTCGACCAACAAGGTCGAACAGCTTTGATGGTGGCGGCTTCAGAAGGACATCTGACCACAGCCCGACTGCTACTGGATCACG GAGCCTCTCTTGACCAGACAGATAAGGAAGGGCTAACAGCACTGAGCTGGGCTTGTCTGAAAGGAAAGCTCCAGcttgtcagagagctggtggacaGAGGTGCAGCCACCACTCATGCTGACCGCAGTGGACGCACACCTCTGGATCTTGCTGCCTTCTGCGGTGACCCTGAAGTG GTGCAGCATTTAGTGGATCACGGCGCGTCTGTGGAGCATGTGGACTGCAGTGGAATGCGCCCTTTGGACCGAGCTGTGGGCTGCAGAAATACGTCAGCAGTTATCGCTCTGCTCAAAAAGGGAGCCAAAATAG gaccAGCCACTTGGGCCATGGCAACCTCTAAACCAGACATCTTAATGGTTCTGCTCAGTAAACTGATGCAAGAGGGAGACAGACTGTATAAG CAAGGGAACGCCAGTGGAGCAGCTCAGTCCTACCAAGCAGCTCTGCAGAAGTTTCCTGTGGACGAACTGAAGACGTTTAGAAAACtccgagtgtgtgtgctgctcaaCCTGTCGCGCTGCCACCGCAAGATGAAC GATTTTGAGGTCGCCGAGCAGTTTGCCACTAAAGCTCTGGAGCTTAAAGCCAAATCCTATGAAGCGTTTTACGCGCGGGCCCGCGCCAAACGCGGCCGCAG GCAGTTTCACGCAGCCCTAGAAGACCTGGTGGAGGCGAGCCGCCTCTGCCCATCGAACAGGGAGATCCAGCGCCTGCTGTCTCGGGTCAGAGACGAGTGTCGGCAGGCGGCGTGGCAGCGCGACTCTCCGCCTGCTTCTTCGCATCATGCGTATCAACAGAACGCCATCATGGACATCAGACAAAGAGATCCAGGTGGCTTGCAGGGGCAGGAGAAGGAGGGCCttacagaggaagaggaggaggaggaggaggatggctACAGAGGAGATGCACTttctcactcctcctccttccacccTTCACCTGTGATTCAAAGTCTTGACACCCACGGCCATTCTGCCGCCCTCTCCCCGACTCACCAGTACCGCCACCACGCCAGCCCCACCCactgcccctccccctcatccCCCTGTcattcagctcctcctccctctgcctcccacTGCCACCTAagtccccctccctccccgatGCAGCCACAGCAGCGAGCTAGCCCGATGTCGGAAGCCGTGCCTGCTTTACCGGGAAATGGGATTCTACAGCAGTATCCACAGCCCGTTTCAGGTGGCTATTACCCAGACCAGAACCAGGGGGTCCAACAGCACCACATCATGCCCAGTGAGAGATCATTTCGGAAGCAGAACCCTGTGCAAGGCCAGTGGCTTCAACCAGCCAAGGTGCAGGCTGTCAGAGCCAGCCAGCCCGGTTCCACAGCTAACGCTAGCATGATTCTGGGGAGCTCCATCTACTCCCACTTTGGCCAGCTACCCCAAGAACTAGCTGAACTGGGGGAAGGCATCTGCCCAAGCCTCCTAGATATGAGACCTAGTCTGCAGGTCCAGACTGGGCTCCATTCAGGGGCTTCGTACTCACCGAATGATGCAGATTCGGACTTTGTTTGCCAGGTAAGATCTGCATCTGCATTTGGAAGGAATGGAGGCGGGGAGAGACCGGGGTCGTCCCGCTTTGGCCAGGCCCACCAGTTAAACCGCAACCAATCCAAAGCAGCGCGCTACCCCATGGAAGTTACCGAGGCAACCTTGGGCCCCCCTGACAGTTATATAGCAGCCCACCAGTACCATCAGATGGGGCTAAGACGGCCCCTCAGTGCCCACCCTGGTTCCTCCACTGCTCCTCCCAGCAGGCCTTTTGTTCACTCCCAGAGTTCCAGTGTCCATTTTTCCACCAGCAGCGGGAGCCTCACCAGTGGGCAGCCCATTAATCCAGGCTTAGGCTTCAGGACGTCTGCCTCCGTCCAACAGATGGAACTCACATCAGACCTGGTGTCTCCAGGAGAAGCCCCCGGGTGTCATGATGACTTCTTCCTGACCCAGTCAGAAATCTGCATGTCTGGAGGCGGGACTTACCCCGGAGAGGCAGGCCGATCATCGAGGAACACCCCATTTATGGGCGTTATTGACAGGACTGCGAGGGTGCACCAGCAGTATCAACACGCGCCGCCCAGTCCTTCGTCCTGTCTCAGTCCCTCTCGCTCCTGGGCGGTGTCTTCTGTGGACACGGTCATCACTTCCCCAACCAAAACACCCGCCAATCAAGGCCAGTTCCAGCCTCCCTCGCTCGCCTATCACAACCGCAGCAACAACAACGTCCATTACGGTCAcctccatgacaaccagcaTGATTATTATGAGGCGCCCCCTGGTTGCGGTGCCCAGAACAACGGCCCGTCGCAGAACCCCCCCTTTGTTGGCATGAGACTGGCCCGAACGCTGCCAGTGATCCACGGCTACTCGGATCGGCCAACTGAAAGGAAGACGGGCCCTACCTCTCCTGTCAAACCAAAAAGACCTTTTGTAGAGTCCAATGTGTAG